Within Oceanispirochaeta sp., the genomic segment TGTCTCCGGAATGACCCTTCACCCAATTCCAGGACAGTTCAAATTGATCACACAACTCTTTCATTTGTATCCACAGCTCTTTGTTCTTAACGGGTTTTTTGGCCGCTGTTTTCCAGCCGTTCCGAATCCATCCGTGAATCCACACAGTCAAGCCGTTTTTCACATACTGTGAGTCCGTATAGATCTGTGCTTTCAGAGGTAAGCCCATTTCCTTGATTCTTTCCAGGGCCGTTATGACCGCAGTCATTTCCATTCTGTTATTGGTTGTTTCAGCATCTCCACCGGAAAAATGATGTTCTACACCGCCTGTCAGGAGGACACAGGCCCAGCCTCCAGGTCCGGGATTTCCGGTACAGCCGCCATCTGTATAAATTGTAATTGATTCTTCAGTATTCATGGACGAAAGAATACAATTTATTTATCTTCCGGGATAGGGAAAAGAGACATTTCCTGATAGCATATCTAAAAATTACCGGAGGGACCTGATGAATGTAAAAAAGTTACTGGAAGAATACAGTCTGGAAATTGATGATGTTAGATGGTACCTCTCACTGACTCTCACTGAGCGGATTCAGTCCATGCTTGAGCAAGAGGAAGACCTTACACGGTTTATCTGGTCTGCAGAATTGAGTGATGAGCTTTACAATATGGAAGAACACTACCTGACCAGACTTCAGGACCAGGTCAACGAAAAGACTCTGGATGAAAGCCATCTGCGGGAGATCCTTTCAGATATGGAAACAGCCCGGAGACGAAGACTTGGATTCTGATCCGGGCTGCACTTTATATTCAGGAAGCAGGCATCATAGCCATGATATCTTTTTCAATGGCTTTTATTTTAGATGAAACCTGTTTTTTGGCCTCCGTCAATTCCAGGCCCTTTTCCCCGCAAATGGAGGCATAAAATTTAATCTTGGGTTCGGTTCCCGAAGGTCTGGCAGTGATCAGACTACCATCTTCCAGCAGAAACTGGAGGACGTTGGAAGCCGGCAGATCAATATCTGTGTCTAATTCTGAAGTCACCAGGTTACGGGTGGTTCCTTCCTGATAGTCCTTGAAAGCTGTCACCGTCACTCCGCCCAGGGTGGATGGAGGTGTGGATCTGAGTTTAGTCATCAGGGAAGCCATGACATCCTGCCCGGACTGCCCCTTGAAATACTGGGAAATCAGAGATTCTTCGTAATAGCCGAAGCGTCTATAGATATCATTCAGATGATCCAGGACTGTCCGTCCCTGAGCCACATTCCACAATGCCATTTCGGCGCTCATGGTGGCCGCAGACACAGCATCTTTATCTCTCACTTCATTTTCGACAAGAAAACCATAGCTCTCTTCACCGCCAAAGACATAATTATGTGAGCCAGATTCTTCGAATTCTCTCATTTTTTCACCGATGAATTTGAAGCCGGTCAACACCTTGAAAGTCGCAGCTCCATAGGATTCGGCAATTTTAATCTGAAGATCCGTTGTCACAATTGTGTTGATAAAAGCAGGATGGGGAGGCAGGGTTCCTAATTCTGTTCGGGAGAAAAAGATATAATCCGTAAGAAGGGCACCCAGCTGATTTCCTGTAATCAGAGTATAACCGTCCCCATCGGGTACGGCGATACCAAGACGGTCTGCATCAGGATCTGTACCCATAACCAGGTCGGCCTTTTCTCTCACGGCATAATCCAGGGCCATCTGCATGGCAGATGTGATTTCCGGATTTGGGAAAGCGACTGTGGGGAACGCACCATCAGGCTCCCGCTGCTCCTTGACGGTGATCACCTGGATTCCCATTTTTGTAAGGGCCGTTTCAACAGGAATGGTACCGCATCCGTGAAGAGGGGTATAAACGACTTTGAGATCCTTCCCTTTTTCTTTCACCATTTCCGGTCTGAGAGACTGGGCGATAACCATATTCAGATAGGGAATATCCACGGATTCATCGATCATAAAGAGCTGCTTTCTTTCTATGGCTTCATCCCGGGATAGAACATTGATTTCTTCACTGACCGCCCGAACCTCTGTGATGATGCCGGTATCATGAGGAGATGTGATCTGAGCTCCATCTTCCCAGTACACCTTATACCCATTGTATTCAGCAGGATTATGACTCGCAGTGACCATGACTCCGGAACAGCAATTCAATTGACGAACCGCATAGGAGAGTTCAGGAGTAGGTCTCAAAGATGTAAACAGATGGGCTTCGATCCCGTTTCCTGCAAAAACCAGAGCGGCCTGTTCTGCAAAAAGATCAGAGAAATGGCGGGAATCATAAGCAAGAGCCACACGCCTTTTATCCCGGGGTGCATATTTTAAGATATAATTTGCCAGACCCTGAGTAGCTTTTCTGACGGTGTAAGGATTGATTCGGTTCAGACCGCCTCCAATAACCCCCCTGAGACCTCCAGTACCGAAAGAAAGGTCCGTATAAAAACGATCGTTCAGTTCCTCCCAGTTCTCTTCAGCTAATAGAGTCTCTACCTGTTTGCTGAAATGAAGATTATTCTCTTTTTGTAAATAATCCTTTGCCTTGGCAATCAGTTTATCCCGTTCCATTCTAATCCCCTCAGATTTCACATTTTTGATATTTTAAGTTTATATGATCCAGCAGCCGATTTCATCTGCCCTTTCAACATAAGCGAGTTTTTTATACTTATTCAGCTGTTTTCTGCTGCGGTACCCCCACAAAACAGCCAGAGCCTTCATATTTCCAGACATTGCTGTTTCCATGTCGACGTCAGAGTCTCCGACATATAGAATCTCGTCGGATGAAAACCCTGACTGCCTGATGATTTCGGCCGCAGATCGGGCATCGGGTTTTAAGGAAAGACCGGGACGGGCACCAAAAACAGCTTCAAATGTCCCCCCAGGAAATACTGCATCGATAATGAAATTGGCTGTGATTTGATCCTTATTGGTATATACAAAAAGGGAAAGTCCCTTGTCCTTCAATAGTTTCAAAAGAGTGAGTATGCCCTCATAAACTTCCGTTTGCGAGCAGGGATCTGCTCTGTAATACTCAACGAGCCGGGACGTAGCCTTGTTCATCTCTTCCGTGTCCAAATTATGCATTGTCATCTCAAGGGTCTTTGCTAAACCCCAGCCTACCCTGCTGCGGAAAGATTCAACCTCTTGAGGGGGCAGATTATAATCGATGAGAACCCGGTTAACTGCCGAAGCAATATCCTTCATGGAATCAACGAGGGTTCCATCCAGATCAAAGATTACGGCTTTAAAGGAGACCTTATTCATGAGGTCAGCATAGTCGAAGAACCCTTGTTTTGCAACGCATATACATAGGCTTTGTCAAAGCCCTGATTCACTATAATATAGGCGTATGGCTAACATTTTATTTCTTGAACCCTTCTATGCCGGATCTCATCAGTACTTTGCAGACGGTTTTATCCGCCATACAAAACACAATGTACAACTCCTCACTCTACCCGGACGGTTCTGGAAATGGCGCATGGAATCGGCTGGTATGGAATTTGCCAGGATGATCAATAACAGGAAAAAACCCGATTTGGTCATGGCAACAAATCTGATGGATTTAGCACAATGGAAGGTATATTCAGGCTGGGGAGAGATTCCTCACATCCTTTATGTTCATGAAAATCAGCTGGATTACCCCCTCAATGAGGGAGAAAAGAGGGATTTTCATTACGTTTGGAAGGATTATTCTAATTTCCTTATAGGGGACAAACTGATTTTCAACTCACAATACAACCTGGATAGTTTCTGTCATAAATTTAAAAGATTCAGTCGAAGCCTCCCTGATTGCAATCCAATTGATCCTGAAAATATAATAAGGAATAAATCGGTCATAATCTCCCCTGGTTGCTCTATCATTGAGAGGAATGACCTCCAGAACTTGAAAATGAAAAAGAATGAATCCCCACTCTTTTTATGGAATCATCGCTGGGAGCATGATAAAAATCCTGAAGATTTCTTCTCATTGTTGAAAAAACTGAAAAATAAAACTATCCCCTTCAGGTTGGCCCTATTGGGAGAATCCTTCAAAGACAGTCCCTCCTGCTTTCATGAGGCAAAGTCTCTGTTTAAAGAAGAAATCGTTCATTATGGATTCGTCCAAAGCCGGAAAGATTATGAGATGTGGTTAAAAAAAGCGGATTTTGTTGTGACTACGGCTCGGCAGGAGAATTTTGGAATTTCAATGGTAGAAGCCATGAGTGCCGGGGTACTTCCTCTCATGCCGGATCGTTTGGCCTATCCGGAAGTTCTCCCCCGTGAATTTCATAAGGATTGTCTTTATACCCATGAGGAAGACCTGTTTGAAAAGCTGTGTCTTCTTATGGATCATCCCGATTTGAACCTCTTAAGGGAAAAATTGATACTGAAGATGGTCCGCTACGGCTGGGAAGAAATAATACTGGAATTGAATGCACTTATTGATGAAACTCTTGAAATCTCGGGACTAAAATAGTTTTTCAGCAAACTTATACAACTGACGGGGTGTTTCATAGAGGAATCCTCTATCATCAAGGATCAAAAGGTCATGATCACCCTTAACCTGGAGAACAGGATAGACCTTTCCACTTGAGACATGAATTCGGGCCTCCAGAAATGGATCAATCATTCCTGGAAAAGAGGGTGATTTCTCTCTGACAGTACAATTGTCATCAAAATCATCCCGGAGTTCTACATAAAATAATGGGTTTATATCTTCCATATAACCTAAATTATCGACATTTTATTTTAAATGAACAGTCTTAAATCTAAACGTAATCTTCTAGATCTTTAATTGTTTTGAAATTTCTCATTTTTGCAATGGCCATTTCCTGAATCTGACGGACCCGCTCCCTGGTGATACCCAGA encodes:
- the rnhA gene encoding ribonuclease HI, with translation MNTEESITIYTDGGCTGNPGPGGWACVLLTGGVEHHFSGGDAETTNNRMEMTAVITALERIKEMGLPLKAQIYTDSQYVKNGLTVWIHGWIRNGWKTAAKKPVKNKELWIQMKELCDQFELSWNWVKGHSGDKYNELCDSLVEKERLKF
- a CDS encoding phospho-sugar mutase, which gives rise to MERDKLIAKAKDYLQKENNLHFSKQVETLLAEENWEELNDRFYTDLSFGTGGLRGVIGGGLNRINPYTVRKATQGLANYILKYAPRDKRRVALAYDSRHFSDLFAEQAALVFAGNGIEAHLFTSLRPTPELSYAVRQLNCCSGVMVTASHNPAEYNGYKVYWEDGAQITSPHDTGIITEVRAVSEEINVLSRDEAIERKQLFMIDESVDIPYLNMVIAQSLRPEMVKEKGKDLKVVYTPLHGCGTIPVETALTKMGIQVITVKEQREPDGAFPTVAFPNPEITSAMQMALDYAVREKADLVMGTDPDADRLGIAVPDGDGYTLITGNQLGALLTDYIFFSRTELGTLPPHPAFINTIVTTDLQIKIAESYGAATFKVLTGFKFIGEKMREFEESGSHNYVFGGEESYGFLVENEVRDKDAVSAATMSAEMALWNVAQGRTVLDHLNDIYRRFGYYEESLISQYFKGQSGQDVMASLMTKLRSTPPSTLGGVTVTAFKDYQEGTTRNLVTSELDTDIDLPASNVLQFLLEDGSLITARPSGTEPKIKFYASICGEKGLELTEAKKQVSSKIKAIEKDIMAMMPAS
- a CDS encoding HAD family hydrolase translates to MNKVSFKAVIFDLDGTLVDSMKDIASAVNRVLIDYNLPPQEVESFRSRVGWGLAKTLEMTMHNLDTEEMNKATSRLVEYYRADPCSQTEVYEGILTLLKLLKDKGLSLFVYTNKDQITANFIIDAVFPGGTFEAVFGARPGLSLKPDARSAAEIIRQSGFSSDEILYVGDSDVDMETAMSGNMKALAVLWGYRSRKQLNKYKKLAYVERADEIGCWII
- a CDS encoding DUF3524 domain-containing protein, which gives rise to MANILFLEPFYAGSHQYFADGFIRHTKHNVQLLTLPGRFWKWRMESAGMEFARMINNRKKPDLVMATNLMDLAQWKVYSGWGEIPHILYVHENQLDYPLNEGEKRDFHYVWKDYSNFLIGDKLIFNSQYNLDSFCHKFKRFSRSLPDCNPIDPENIIRNKSVIISPGCSIIERNDLQNLKMKKNESPLFLWNHRWEHDKNPEDFFSLLKKLKNKTIPFRLALLGESFKDSPSCFHEAKSLFKEEIVHYGFVQSRKDYEMWLKKADFVVTTARQENFGISMVEAMSAGVLPLMPDRLAYPEVLPREFHKDCLYTHEEDLFEKLCLLMDHPDLNLLREKLILKMVRYGWEEIILELNALIDETLEISGLK